A region from the Silene latifolia isolate original U9 population chromosome 7, ASM4854445v1, whole genome shotgun sequence genome encodes:
- the LOC141590053 gene encoding uncharacterized protein LOC141590053 — MTKDGDASKSDKRTSISPYFLGPGNKLGDKVVQVMLNGDNYDEWSVKLRGALRARKKTGFIDGTIKKSSDTSEDCEDWYMVNAMIVNWIFNVIEPALGSTITYVDDARVLWEDIEQRFSVGNGPKLHRVKGSIKSCRQNEKEPVSEYYGRLKKLWDELDKYDRNPTCECRGCKCNINGKLDKKRDEGKVHDFLMGLDPQYNTVRSNLLMQEPLPSLNRAYAAIVQEEGVHGVNTGSSSGSRGDNRSEPIGFVAKTANNVGFNSRSMDSDNDARPHCEKYNRWGHLKEKCFDIIGYPKGWKERSRQGYGGGRGGGRGRGNGAGRGGANHAQGSDETTENKEQFISVPKEQWDAYVNNAKANNASASSSRISGKNDNDVLWLLDSGATYHMTGSTHLLKDVCKIKPCPVTLPNGKSSQAVEEGKVELGGKIVLNNVLFVPEFECNLISVYQLSTDLDCTVQFTNSSCVIQDHASKTKIGTLEQRGRLYLLRGSTTHACGSQKRDDEVGMWHRRLGHPSKKIVQYLPFISHKNNSHDSKLCEICYRAK; from the coding sequence ATGACGAAAGACGGAGACGCGTCCAAATCAGACAAGAGAACCTCCATTAGTCCTTACTTCCTAGGGCCAGGCAATAAACTTGGTGATAAAGTCGTACAAGTCATGTTGAATGGTGATAATTACGACGAGTGGTCTGTGAAGTTGCGTGGTGCCCTACGTGCCAGGAAGAAGACGGGATTCATTGATGGTACTATCAAGAAGTCCAGTGATACGTCGGAGGATTGTGAAGATTGGTACATGGTAAACGCGATGATAGTTAATTGGATTTTCAATGTTATCGAACCCGCGTTGGGTTCAACGATAACGTATGTCGATGATGCAAGAGTTTTGTGGGAAGATATTGAACAACGGTTCAGTGTTGGTAATGGACCGAAGCTTCACCGTGTCAAAGGCTCCATCAAGTCGTGTAGGCAGAATGAGAAGGAGCCCGTGTCCGAGTACTATGGTCGTTTGAAGAAATTGTGGGATGAACTCGATAAATACGATCGCAATCCCACGTGTGAATGTCGTGGTTGCAAGTGCAACATTAATGGCAAATTGGATAAGAAGCGTGATGAAGGCAAGGTGCACGATTTTCTTATGGGACTCGATCCTCAGTACAATACTGTTCGTTCCAATTTGTTGATGCAGGAACCTCTTCCGTCTCTTAATCGCGCCTATGCTGCCATTGTTCAAGAAGAAGGAGTGCATGGAGTCAACACAGGCAGCAGCTCTGGTTCCCGTGGTGATAACAGGTCCGAGCCCATTGGCTTTGTCGCGAAAACAGCCAACAATGTCGGTTTTAATTCACGATCGATGGACTCGGACAATGATGCTCGTCCTCACTGTGAGAAGTACAACAGGTGGGGGCATCTTAAAGAGAAGTGCTTTGATATAATTGGGTATCCTAAGGGATGGAAGGAGCGAAGCAGGCAGGGCTATGGTGGTGGACGCGGTGGAGGTCGAGGTCGTGGTAATGGTGCTGGTCGCGGTGGAGCAAATCATGCACAAGGAAGTGATGAGACGACGGAGAATAAAGAGCAGTTCATTAGCGTGCCTAAGGAGCAGTGGGATGCATACGTAAATAATGCCAAAGCTAATAATGCGAGTGCCTCGAGTTCTCGGATATCTGGTAAGAATGATAATGATGTACTTTGGCTATTAGATTCGGGTGCTACCTATCATATGACAGGTAGTACGCATTTATTGAAGGATGTATGTAAAATTAAGCCATGTCCAGTGACTTTACCGAATGGGAAATCGTCACAGGCCGTCGAAGAAGGAAAAGTCGAATTAGGAGGCAAAATTGTTTTGAATAATGTGCTCTTTGTTCCCGAGTTTGAGTGTAATCTTATTTCGGTTTATCAGTTAAGCACCGATCTTGACTGTACTGTTCAGTTTACTAATTCATCTTGTGTTATACAGGACCATGCGTCGAAGACGAAGATTGGTACGCTTGAGCAACGCGGCCGGTTATATCTGCTTCGTGGTTCAACAACACATGCGTGTGGGTCACAGAAGCGGGATGATGAGGTTGGTATGTGGCACCGTAGATTGGGTCATCCTTCCAAGAAAATAGTGCAGTATTTACCGTTTATTAGTCATAAGAATAATAGTCATGATAGTAAGCTGTGTGAAATTTGTTATCGTGCCAAATAA